In Candidatus Eremiobacteraceae bacterium, the sequence GAGAAAGATGACGGCGACTTCGATACCGGTATGCACGGTGCCGAAGCGCGTCACCTCAGAATCGAGCAGCTCTCGAAAGCGCCTTTTTCCCGCAGCGGTCAGCGCGTACAGCAGGCGTTCGCCGCGCCTGCCGCGCGTGCCGGCTTCGGCGCGCACGCGAAGGTATTTCTCGCCGGCGAGCCGCTCGAGCAGATAATACATATTCGGACGCTTGAGGTCGGCGAACAGTTCGCCGTGCGCCCGCACGATGCGGTGGATATCGTAGCCGCTGATCGGACCGCTGTCCCCGACGAAGCCGAGGATCAGCAGCTCTTTATGCATGATAGTCAGTATTGACTTTAGGGATGCAATTCCTCTATACTGACGGGCATAAAGTCAATGCTGACTAAAAGGCTGCTCACCGCTATCTTCTTCCTCGCGGTCATCGCGGCAATCGCGATCCCCGCCCTCATGATGCGCGACATGAAGATCGCGCCAAACGCATTTTCGGCCGAAACGTTGCGCTCGGCTCACTCTGGAACGGCGGTCGACGTCGTCATGCACGTCGCGTCGACCGGCTCGGACGGTCTCGTCGAGGGCACGCTGCTGAAGGCAGATCCGGACGGTTCCTACTCGCGGACGGCGGACGTCGTGCTCGTCCGGATGAGCACTTCAACTTCGTTCG encodes:
- a CDS encoding PadR family transcriptional regulator, yielding MHKELLILGFVGDSGPISGYDIHRIVRAHGELFADLKRPNMYYLLERLAGEKYLRVRAEAGTRGRRGERLLYALTAAGKRRFRELLDSEVTRFGTVHTGIEVAVIFLAQLTPAAGIALLQKRLQIVELHRKRVAAAFGDVGKRGPHARIAADHMLTLVDAEIGWIKRSIATLQSESASAGSRR